In a single window of the Nicotiana tomentosiformis chromosome 8, ASM39032v3, whole genome shotgun sequence genome:
- the LOC117278502 gene encoding uncharacterized protein produces MHASDTESVELASYRLRDVVVHWYETWELSRGTNASPAVWEEFSWAFLRHYLPAEIRQARVDRFLALKQGNMSVREYSLQFDSLARYAPSIVAEMSDRVHRFVVGLGPHLINECFTAALLDGMDISRIQAYAQNLEDQK; encoded by the coding sequence atGCATGCATCAGACACTGAGtcagtagagttggcctcttaccGATTGCGGGATGTTGTGGTTCATTGGTATGAAACTTGGGAATTGTCTAGAGGTACAAATGCATCTCCAGCGGTATGGGAAGAGTTCTCATGGGCTTTCTTGCGTCATTACTTGCCGGCAGAGATTCGTCAGGCAAGGGTAGATAGGTTCTTGGCTCTTAAACAAGGGAATATGAGTGTGCGGGAGTATAGCCTCCAGTTTGATTCCTTGGCGAGGTATGCCCCCTCGATTGTGGCTGAAATGAGTGACCGAGTGCATAGGTTTGTGGTAGGACTTGGGCCACACCTGATTAATGAATGCTTCACGGCCGCTTTGCTTGATGGTATGGATATTTCCCGCATCCAGGCTTATGCTCAGAATTTGGAAGATCAAAAATGA